Part of the Babylonia areolata isolate BAREFJ2019XMU chromosome 4, ASM4173473v1, whole genome shotgun sequence genome, ATTCGCCTCGAGCGAAGTGTACGTTGAAATCCGTTTATATcctctactccttgatttagccacacgtaagcaaagcTTAAATCATGCAGTTTTCAAAccaggaaagagtgagagagacaaactcaagcgcaagcgcgcacacacacacacacacacacacacacacacacacacacacacacatatatatacgaaAAGCttcgatctttttcttcttctttttttttaatagtagcAATTTCAAGACCAAGCATGATAAAAAGACTGTTCTGTTCCAGGAATATGAAAACGGTGGTTTAAAGACGTGTGAAACATCATCTTTTCCTGCAACATTAAAGAttagtttaaataatctttaattgttcaacagtacacatgattacaatgcaaacaaagacaaaagagcatcaacaggCTTAAAGCTtctactgtgctcacaacgttgcacttcaatttgaACACGACGGCTGATGAACTATACAtgtattatcatttgtatcaagtaacttattcataaacagtaagtaaagaaatgaaatgaagatTTCCGAGTACATTAATTGCAATGGAAAATAAGTCATGATATATATCCAACAAACATTATTCTCAACAAAATGCAGGTTTCAGACTCCGACAATTGTGACTACTGGTTAAACTGATTTTtattgaacatctcttctatgaATCATCAACTGTGAAAGTATTctggaaaaacagaaaatttgATAGAATAGCTGGTAAGTGTGCGAAATTATCTCCAACAGACGTTTTGTCTGGAATTCAAAATCAAAACTTTAGTCAACATGATCCTGttaaaataaatcatattattttaatGGGAAAATTGTGTTTAAGTTTTGctataaaaaaaccccacaacaaacaacaacaaactatccaTAATACAACTGATCTTTGACCAACAATTTAATATCGGTCGATATATGATACTACATGAACGTTAACGAATCGTTATATAATTAAAGGAAATGTTTTGAATGACTATTACTGAATGCATGTTCTGTCATTTAAAGAGTGCAAATGCTCATAGTTAATTAACGTAAGTTAAACATGATCGCTGACTGTATGCAACGTgtgctaaatatatatataacaacatagTATGTGTAATGGGATGTAAAAGTAGAGTAAAGATACACACTGCGTAATACACCAAGTCattaaaaaacataaaaattaCAAATAAAAACAGACATGACATCACAATTATCGTACAAGAAGAGTGATCAAATGTCCATTGTTAGAAAacactttcattaaaaaaaagtctgtggACAAAATGCCAAAGGAGAAGGCATGTTGATACGCtggagaataataataaaataaaaaaaaggtgctCCATCACCTGCAAgcagaggtggaaaaaaaaattactgcttTTACAAATGTGGGTGCGAGAGTTGGAAGAGATTAACTTCTTTTTACAGCTCATAAAATAAGGGATGGCAAAAAAATAATAGGAACAGCATGGATATCACACCAGTAAATATAAATGATCATCTAAATAAACGCTCTCCAACACCAGCGCAGCACAAGCAACAGTAATAGATTATTATTTACATTGTGCGTTCCCCTTACCACAAAGTTCAAAGCACATTACAGTGAAATATGTTAAAATATGTTTAGACGTATGCAACAAAGTTGCGCAAAaagaaaacacgcgcgcgcgcgcgcgcacgcacacacacacacacacacacacacacacacacatagagtaatGGTACAACAAGACCATTACATTAAATGAGCAAACTATTCTCactaatcagtgtgtgtgtgtgtgtgtgtgtgtgtgtgtgtgtgtgtgtgtgaaattaacaAACTATTCTcactgattagtgtgtgtgtgtgtgtgtgtgtgtgtgtgaaattaacaAACTATTCTCactaatcagtgtgtgtgtgtgtgtacgtgtgtgcgtgcgcgcgcgcgccagtgtgtgtgtgtgtaccagtgtgtatgcgttagcgcgcgcgcgtgtgtgtgtgtgccagtgtgtgcgcgtgtatgtgtgagcgagtgtgtatgtgtgtgtgactgcttggGAGTGATTGTGtgctctgcgtgtctgtgtgagttcaCATTAATTTATATCTACTCATtgttctccacttctctctctcccgcttctcCTTATCCGGGATCCcacaaccctaaaaaaaaaaaaaattttaaaaaaagggggggagggatgtctaATAAATTTCAAAAAGCCCTCGTTATGATTACTTGGCGCCCCAAGTGACCGCCGCCAGGTTATCCACAATGGACTGCGCGATGTCCATCAGCTTTTTCTCGGACTCCTGGTCGTTTCGGGTCAAGGCGTCGGCGGTCCTGCAGTCCTTGGTGCTGTAGCGTGTCTCCCCCTTCATCCTAACTGTGGCCACCTTGCCTCCTCTGCCGCTGCTGCTaccccctgctccctccccctcccctcccctctcctccccatcccaGCCTGCAGCCCAGCTTTGTGCTGCTGATCTCAGGGTGGGTGTCTCGCCATCGACCGACGACGACGGCAACGGAGCGGTGACTGTATCGCCGGAGTGCGAGTCGTTCTGAGCACGTCTTTGGAGATGTTCCCTCTGTCCGTTGCTAGTGATTTCTTCTTCATGCATCGTTACCATGGCTCCGGCTTTCTCGTGGTTGTGGCCCCCTATGATTCTGTAGATTGTCCAAATGCTCTTTCTCCTCGTGGTGATTACTGTTCCCATCAGACGTCGCAACAAGATTTGGAACCAATTCGTTGTCCAGACAAAGAATGTACTCATGCTACTGACAAGTCTAGTGCAGACCACTGATCGACACTGcaacaaacacaataaacacagAAGTGTCAGCTGAGAGCACAAACCATTGTGCTTATCGCTTTCGTTTCATTATTGTAACAAGATTATGTCATGTTGTTGACAAGTATATTTTTTATCCAGTCATTTTATAAAATAAATcatcaaaaaaagaataaaaaataaataaataaaataaacaaacacggaCCAATAAAGCTCTTAACTTCCTGTGTTtcgtgtttttgtcttttgtcagctttttttaataataattttttatttaCTTCGGCtgaccccccacatccctacccccctcctttttttccctccctctctccctcactctctctctgtccgtctctcctcctcttcctcttttgttTCAGTCAGTGAGAGCCGGTATCTGTGTGGTGGCACGATTGTTCTGAGCCCTGTTCAGACTCACTGATTCCATGATGTCCTTGACACGCGACAGTTCGTCGGCTTGCCTCTTGTTCTCCGCCTCCTGCATCGCCACTGGGTCGTAGCCTGTCATTCGCACGTTCCGGTTTATGTTCACGACCTTTCTGCCAGTGACCGGGTCGCTAATCTCCACTTTTTGCTCGCCACTATCAACCACTTGCTGAGAGAACCACTGACCCATGTCGATCTTCCTCAGGTAGGCAACTGATCAAGGCACTGATGGCATGCGAGGGAGGCAGGGTGGTGAATAATGATGAAGTTTTCAGTGCTGCTCACCCCGGCGCCGAAAGATCAAGTTAGGTATGAGCGTATCTTCCCTCTGATCTCCctttctcgatctctctgtccGGTCTGCGAACCGTCTGGTACTGAGACTTCTATTGCAGTACCTGAAACATCAATGAGGAGGGAACTGAAAACTCTTCGCTGGATGACATCGATCAGGATTTGTcaggtcctttttttttatcttttcttttccaccCCCCAGTCTCAGGGTAAATGCATACTGCACGCAATCGTAGGATAACCAAGCCacgggagggggctggggaggggggggggaatcggctTTGATTTGTCCACTTTCAAACCTTTGTTCAACTAACagactttttaaaaacatacaagAAATGTTTTCTATTCATCCATGCACACAAGCAGCAGCTTAATTCGCTTCACCCGGCCGACATGTCACATGACAGCCACGTGACAGCAGCACTGTGCAGAGTATACCTGCACGACAGTCTTCCCCATCGACCTGCACTGAGTTTTCACCAAGGTCTGTTGACTGAGCAGTACATcagtatggagggagggaggaagagggagggagagagagagagagagagagagagagagagagagagagccgtgagtgataacctgtgtgtgtgtgtgtatgtgtgtgtgtctgtgtgtctgtgtgtctgtgtgtgtgcgtgtaacaaAGTGATCAACTGAAGTGAGGGGGGAAAAACGTCCCCAGTCCACAACAGCTTAGcaaagttaataaaaaaaataataataaattgaaCAAAGGGATAAAAGCCACACAATCAAGGAAAAACctaaacagaagaagaggaagaaagaagtagagcaacaaaccacaaaaaagacgaaaaagaaagagggaagaagaagaagaacagcaacacaaaaaataacaagaaaaacggtagaaaatgaagacgggaaaatAAGACCCGAAAGAAAGTAcaagaaaaaaattattatcgAAAGACAAGCAGTAAGAAcaacagaaaagacagaagaacagacagaacaaaggaacaacaataacagaaagacagaacagaagaggaggaaaaaaaccgaaacaattATCTGTAACAAAATCTCACCTTTCTTAGGAATAACAGCGCTGTACAGACGAAACGCGACATTACTGAGCAGTCGGCAGGTGAAAGCAGAGCTTCGGAGTTTCGCTCGCACTGTGACGTGGTGGAAGCACGGCTCGACCtgatcccctccctctctgtcccgcGCTGGCGTCAAACGGGATTGCATGCGCCAACGCTCCAAACTATGTACGTACCCACAGCCCCCAAATTACGTCATGAGTTCACATCATTCTGACTAGACAGTTTTCGGGAATACGGGAACCTGACTCGAAAATTTGTAGATATGACATGTCTCTGCATGTCTTCAACGCGGGAATGGCATTGTTCGGGGTAGGTTTGGAGATGGAGGGAGTGAGGTGGTTGgtgaggtgggggcagagaggagaggagggcggtgggggtgagTTCGTGGGGCGAAGGGAATggattgattgaatctttcaACGGGTAAAGACTTAGGCACAATGAagccggtgtagcagcctattttTATCCCCGCTGGTTTTTACCCTGGGGGTCAAATCTGTGCAGCCCAGATCCACCCCAGGGGTCTTTCTTGACTAGCATGGAGTGACCTCTGGCCCAGTGAGAACTGACCCCGCTTGCTGgactttaccccctcctccttgTTTCGGGGGTAATTCTGGGCCAGGTGGAAATGACTCCGTGGGGTAAATCCGGCCCAGTTTGAACTGGCCCTCctttctgactcacttgtgtataaccccggtgttcggttgtgtgtgtgtgtgtgtgtgtgtgtgtgtgtgtgtgtgtgtgtgtatctgtgtctgtgtgtatgtctgtatgtccgtggtaaactttaacatcgttATTTTCTCTAGAAGATAGCTGAAACCTAATTTAGCACAAAAATAgcaaatgatcagttctttccatacattctaatcataatgatactgcacctctgggaagagcaaaaaaaaaaaaaagatttaaatattttcacacaaaaattacttacatttttctttctttcttttttcttcttcttacacaAATCTTAGCATTTTtatgtgacatactgacacaatTAACAATAGTAGTTAATATTTTGTTGAAAATGGAACTTCTTTTGGTTAGTATGGAAGTTATATTGACGCACACATCTCTCAATGTGCCTGTCAATGGGACGATATACTCATAGGCTGAAAAATAATCATCAAtaagggagattttttttttaaacagatctcGCTCATTTAAAACATTACAAAATTATAAAAGCGCTTTTGTGTTTCATACTCAGTGGGAAGGTCTTACACTACTCACATTTGAGAATGATGCTAACTACAACATCGACGTGCTTACTGCATACGAATATTTTACAGGTGTTACTACATTAACATGAATAAACATAACAGAAATTGTACTCGACAGACCCTACACGAATCGATGGAGGCGGACATCTTGGAACACAGTGTGCCGCATTAACTCAATTAGTGTAAAATTAGGTGTAAATTATACCTAGGTTTTAAAGATGTACTAAtttttttaacagtaacaatCTTTAATGTGTCTGTTTCCCACATCTTTCGGAGGCCAAGTACAAATATGCTAAGCAACTCATAGCAGACTGCGATGTTTCGAGAAAAGTGTTCTGGTTGCTTGCCGCCCGTCTAAAAGTAGCTGTTGCAGTCTAGTCCATTCAGTTGACACAAAGGGGCGGCAGGCTGGTATAATGAACATGCATGTGGTCGTGCCATGGCTGACTGACGTCACAAAGTGACCaatgtaaaatgaaatggaacaggcCTGGGCAGGTACCGGAACACCTCAAGTGTCAACGAAATGCTAGAGTCGTTGAGCTGGCCCTCTCTGGAGAAGCGACGCAAGACCTCCAGGCTCTCGATGCTGTACAAAATGTACACCAATCAAGCCCACTGTCCAAACCTCAAAAAGCCCACTGCCGTCTCCCCGACGCCGAGGACACAACCAACAgttttccatcatcaccaccagaacacactACAGAGGCTCTTCATTTTTACCTAGAACCATCATAGACTGGAACTGCCTGCCTCAAGTAGCTGTGGAGGCCAAAATGCTTGACACTTTTGTGTCAAGGGTCTCCAAGCAGTAAACAACATtaccagtgcccccccccccacgcccccacgccacctcccccactccacccccacctctcccacccccatcccctatcccgttacctcctgtccctcctcacccctaagTCCCCTGAACAGCATGGAATGATGCCACCTtcacctctacctcttcttcacacATTCAAGACCAACTACAAAATATTAGTCgcgaaaatatcaacaaaatatcaatatatatatatatatagtgtgtgtgtgtgtgtgtgttggggggggggggggcagggaggggggtacgcgcgcgcgcgtgtgtacgtgcctgagtgcgtgtcgTCTTGAGGGCGACGCTAATGGGTGTTCACTTGGGTGGTTTTCAATGTTCAATTGCGCGAGCCGGTGTATTCtggggtgtgtttctgtgtgtgtgtgggggggggggaggatagcaggagggaaagggggtggcaAATCAAATTGTTAAGCGCTCTGAGTAGATTTCTGACAAATGCGTGATTTAGTTATGAAGGGGCCGCATGGagcaggaggggaagggggtggaagggaggggggcaaatTGTTAAGCACTCTGAGCAGATTTCTGAAAAAACGCGTGATAtatatccattcttcttcttcttcttcttcctctgcttcatgTTCTCTTTCGTGGTTTAATACTGCTATGTAtgtataaaaatattttttaaacccTATTTCATGTGAAGTGCTTAGAGCCCATCTCAGTCTGGGGAATTTGCGgcgtatcataattattattattattattatatgactattactattatcatcattatcatcatcaccattattatcattattattattattattaacaacaacaacatccacaaaaACAACTCATGAACAGTCCATTATTTATGTAACACTTTCAAATCCcttaaagcgctttacaatacacgtcagtcacacacacacatacacgcgcgcgcgcgcgcagtacaTGCCGTGAATAACATTGCGGCTTTTGGTCGGGCGTGCCGCACACGGACGTCACGTTAATTTCATTTAATGTATATCCACAttaagtaacagtgtgtgtgtgtgtcagtgtgtgtgtgtgtgtgtttgtgtgtgtgcacgctgtgtgtgtgtgcacgccgtatgcgtgcgcgcgtgtctgttcgTTCTGCCGGGATAGGTCATCCCAGTTTTGTCAAGTTCCAAATGCTTAACAGGTTTTTTGTTGTCAAAATGCACTATAAGGTCAATCTCAATGTTATTTGTTTCAAAACGGAGTGGACAAGACAACACCGTCGagcacaaaccaccaccaccaccaccaccaccacactaccaaaCGAAACCTGAAGGGCGTCAGGGTATGAAGAAAGCactatcagaatcagtatcagtagctcaaggaggcgtcactgcgttcggtcaaacccatatacgctacaccacatctgtcaagcgcagatgcctgaccagcagcgtaacccaacgcgcttcgtcaggccttgagagaaaaaaaaataataaaaaataaatataaagaaacagatttaaaaaaaaaaattaaataatagataaatacattaaaaaaaaattactactattaataataataatatttataagcgcaaaatcttgatgaagtcaactctaatcgcacacacaaaaaaaagataacaacgatgataaataagcaaataaatgtaaaacatgcagacacacattcacacacacacacacacacacacacacacacacacacacacaccacttctccggatttatggtggaaacttcgggttttttattttttatttttagatttttgtttagtatgattgcttctcccctcccttcattcctttgaaagactgtgaaattctcaaaacgTATTGGTCTGTCttcacttgtcctggtctcttggagacataaaatgtcaaaatcatatgtcaatttctcaattgttgagattctcattctcgcactGGAGCAATTCCAAcagccgattctaaagaatttctttgacagccgctctgcttttgtcattctgctacctaagcacaatcttttcccacctcttttgccacgcctgttttggggtttcggggatctgaatttatgtttCGTGCAATGCAGTTAgttgatccccgaggtgcactgAAGAAAGCAGGGAAACCGTAAACCACACAAAGGGGAACCACCCAAAGGAACAGCGAAAAGCATTTTATTAGTAACTGCCTCCCTTACTCCGCATGGTTTGCTCCGGCTGTTGCACAACACTTCATCAATAGTTTTAAAACATAAAACGGTTACCCAGTTTTATCAATTAATCAGGTTGGAAATAATCCATTTCTGTGTGATTCTTCCTCACtttcaacccccacacccctcactccctcccccccaaaaccccacaacATCACCTTTCCTTCATGGGCCACTATACCTATGTACaaagtacgtacacacacatacaaccacaaacAGCAACGATAACAGTAGTAgtgacaatagtaataataatgtatgttgttatcaccatcctcctcctcctcctgatttaTTAATAAATATGGAAAGCAATACACTGTACGAATAAGAACTGAAAACGTCCGGCGGCGGCAgcggcggtggtgtgtgtgtgtgtgtgtgtgtgtgtgagagagagagagagagagagagagagagagaatgtgtgtgtgtgtgtgagagagagagagagagagtgtgtgttaaagagtgagagagagagagagtgtggtgtgtgtgtgtggaaagtcaTACGAACAGACTGACCGACCGGCTAACTGACTGACGACTGACCAACAGAAAGGAACACGTAATAATGACCAGGTTGGgggtaatgtccaattttagcaccttaaattattgcacctattggtcaCATTACCATGTTTTGTGGtacgaaaaacggaaaaagcaagattgTGGCACACTAGTTTAGTGACTGAGTAAAATAATgaacaaaataagagtcgaaatccacctaAGACGAGTAACATCGTCTGCTAATGgtgatatcgtttcatacatgcacaaaaattgccggtaaaataggtgcaataatttaggatgctaaaattggccCGGACTTTACACCGGTCAAGCCACGAGTAGACAAGACAATGTGAGAGAGCATGAACTGGCATGTTACACATGACCAAATTAACCGTTTGACTGCCTGAGGGTGTTTTCATCAGActattttccccaaaaaaaacaacaaacaacaacaaaacaaaaatcataagaAAGCAATATGCACACTTACCTACCTTGATACATATTGGTTAAATTCCCTTGAAACAGTTTGTATTCACAGAGGTTTTCTATGTGTAATCCATCTTCTTTCCAAACTTGCACCGGTCCAGTTGACAAAGTTCGCTCACTGAAAATTGAGCTTGCTTTTCACGTGCAGTCACTGTCAACCGGTCTTCAGTCCCTTTGCTGGTGTTTAATACCAACTGAATAGGGTACTCCGACAGCGTTTCCTATTGCGGATCAGAATTCAAGTCACTTTATCTTATCAATCTGAGAATTACGAGAGTGGGTAATTTCTTTAACAAAAATCATAACGGGAATGTGAAACcatttaaagaaaataaataccaACACTGCACGCctgattttcttttaattcacaatttaaaaaaataagaatGAGAAGAATGATGAAAAACGATACAATAGATAGATTAATTATACTCAGTCATGCTGGTATGGTCGGCTATATATCTATTTTTGACAAGCCGTACTGTGGCTGTTTTTATTTAGGCCTTGGAAATTTGTAAAAAGGACAAGATGAGATTTGTCAGTAAAAAGTGGTGTCATCCGTTCGCAGATATGTAGATACTGTGCTGCATTTCTGACCGTGCTAGTCCTTTCTGAGTGTATCAAACGGCTTTCCACTCATTGTGTCAGACATATTTCTGACTGCATCAAACGGCTTTCCACTCATTGTGTCAGACATATTTCTGAGTGTATCAAACGGCTTTCCACTCATTGTGTCAGACATATTTCTGACTGTATCAAACGGCTTTCCACTCATTGTGTCAGACATATTTCTGAGTGTATCAAACGGCTTTCCACTCATTGTGTCAGACATATTTCTGACTGTATCAAACGGCTTTCCACTCATTGTGTCAGACATATTTCTGACTACATCAAACGGCTTTCCACTCATTGTGTCAGACATATTTCTGACTGTATCAAACGGCTTTCCACTCATTGTGTCAGACATATTTCTGACTGTATCAAACGGCTTTCCACTCATTGTGTCAGACATATTTCTGACTACATCAAACGGATTTCTGACTGTGTCAAACCAGGATTTCTGACTGTGAAAAAAATCTTTCTGATTTTGCCAAACCTTTGTACCAAACCTTTATGAATGTGTCAATCCTTTCAATGTCAAAGGGTTTTCtgtgtcaaacttttttttctctctgtcagaaCTTTCTACGTCAAATGGATTTCTGTGTCAAACTTTTTTGAGTGCGGCAAACAGCTCCATGTCAAAAATTTCTGGTTGTGTTAAATGGCTTTCGTTTCTGCGACCAGTGTCTTCGTTCATGTCGAGTCACGTCTGTCTGTCGTGGCGTCACGGTGACCACGTGACCTGACGAACGCGAGAAGTGACTTTGGCTTGTATGGCGCACTGTCCATGGTTGTCCTCTGGCCGTCTTCTCTaactgaagggggaaaaaatgattgaaggttccacagccttttacggcgctggacagacagtgaagtcatatccactgtgtcttgggctcggcatgggaaggcggtgaattcatgtccactgtgtcttgggctcggcatgggaaggcagtgaattcatgtccactgtgtcttgggctcggcatgggaaggcagtgaattcatatccattgtgtcttgggctcggcatgggaaggcagtgaattcatgtccactgtgtccaggggctcggcatgggaaggcagtgaattcatatccgctgtgtcttgggctcggcatgggaaggcagtgaattcatatccactgtgtcttgggctcggcatgggaaggcggggcccagcccTCTCCTTCCGTCCGCGGCagttagcccccacccccaccctcccagtcccccccaacccccagcccccagccccacccccgacTCTTgccgtgggtggagtgaggaagatcggAGTAAATTCTTTCACAGTGACATAAAACCATTGCCGAAATGAGCCTGCGTCAAACTCTGATCTCTGGTGAACcctgaatcagaagtccaacacctaaccgacCCTTCTAAGTTTGCAGATCTGAAAACAAcaaaccttgttgttgttgttgttgttttttttgtttggttggttgttttttttgtgtttttttttttttttttggtgtttttttgtcacaacagatttctctgtgtgaaattcgggctgctctccccagggagagcgcgtcgctacactgtgagcgccacccatttttttgtatttttttcctgcgtgcagttttatttgtttttcctat contains:
- the LOC143281107 gene encoding uncharacterized protein LOC143281107 isoform X2: MSRFVCTALLFLRKCRSVVCTRLVSSMSTFFVWTTNWFQILLRRLMGTVITTRRKSIWTIYRIIGGHNHEKAGAMVTMHEEEITSNGQREHLQRRAQNDSHSGDTVTAPLPSSSVDGETPTLRSAAQSWAAGWDGEERGGEGEGAGGSSSGRGGKVATVRMKGETRYSTKDCRTADALTRNDQESEKKLMDIAQSIVDNLAAVTWGAK
- the LOC143281107 gene encoding uncharacterized protein LOC143281107 isoform X1, with translation MGQWFSQQVVDSGEQKVEISDPVTGRKVVNINRNVRMTGYDPVAMQEAENKRQADELSRVKDIMESCRSVVCTRLVSSMSTFFVWTTNWFQILLRRLMGTVITTRRKSIWTIYRIIGGHNHEKAGAMVTMHEEEITSNGQREHLQRRAQNDSHSGDTVTAPLPSSSVDGETPTLRSAAQSWAAGWDGEERGGEGEGAGGSSSGRGGKVATVRMKGETRYSTKDCRTADALTRNDQESEKKLMDIAQSIVDNLAAVTWGAK